Proteins encoded within one genomic window of Geotalea daltonii FRC-32:
- a CDS encoding AAA family ATPase — protein MAKRIFIGATGQNCGKTTMSVSLMHLARKKYKKVGFIKPIGPKIELYEDFIVDMDAVLMARAFGLEEDIALMSPVALHKDFTKDYLSGRLNDLSLEDCIIDAVEELDSKYDFLIIEGAGHGGVGSVIGLSNARVANMVEAPVVIVTESGIGKVVDAVHLNLALYEREKADVRAILVNKLLSKKREHVLGYLQKALAPNHIQVIGGFNFSPVLANPTLGHIGKLLNLPLNGNPDEKTRIINHIQLGAASSQRVIDGLLDSTLMILTSSRDELIVTLASLYHIPAYKSKIAGLVIAGHVPVSKISQQILDDSNIPYIRVDKTTAKVFTTLSADVAKITAEDEEKLNWIKTNAEQDVDFDAIDALL, from the coding sequence ATGGCTAAAAGGATTTTCATCGGCGCCACCGGTCAGAACTGCGGCAAGACCACCATGAGCGTTTCTCTCATGCACCTGGCGCGCAAGAAGTACAAAAAGGTCGGCTTCATCAAGCCTATCGGCCCAAAGATCGAGCTTTACGAAGATTTCATCGTCGATATGGATGCGGTGCTAATGGCCAGAGCCTTCGGCCTTGAGGAGGATATCGCCCTCATGTCCCCGGTGGCATTGCATAAGGATTTTACCAAGGACTATCTCAGCGGCAGGCTGAACGACCTGTCCCTGGAGGACTGCATAATAGATGCGGTGGAAGAGCTTGATTCAAAATACGACTTTCTCATCATCGAAGGGGCCGGACACGGCGGCGTCGGTTCGGTCATCGGCCTGAGCAATGCCCGGGTGGCAAATATGGTAGAGGCGCCGGTAGTCATCGTCACCGAAAGCGGTATCGGCAAGGTGGTGGATGCCGTACACCTGAACCTGGCCCTTTACGAGCGGGAAAAGGCCGATGTGCGGGCAATTCTGGTCAACAAGCTGTTGAGCAAGAAAAGGGAGCATGTCCTCGGCTACCTGCAGAAGGCCCTTGCACCCAACCACATTCAGGTAATCGGCGGCTTCAACTTTTCTCCGGTCCTGGCCAACCCCACTTTGGGGCATATCGGCAAGCTGCTCAACCTCCCCCTCAACGGGAATCCAGATGAAAAAACCCGCATCATCAATCATATCCAGCTGGGTGCCGCCTCTTCACAGCGGGTTATCGACGGTCTGCTGGACTCGACCCTGATGATCCTGACCAGTTCCAGGGACGAATTGATCGTCACCCTTGCCTCCCTCTATCACATCCCCGCCTACAAGTCCAAGATCGCCGGTCTGGTCATAGCGGGCCATGTGCCCGTATCCAAGATCAGCCAACAGATCCTGGACGACAGCAACATCCCCTATATCCGCGTCGATAAAACCACCGCCAAGGTCTTCACCACCCTGTCGGCAGATGTTGCCAAAATCACCGCCGAAGACGAAGAGAAGCTCAACTGGATCAAGACCAATGCCGAGCAGGATGTTGATTTTGATGCCATCGACGCCCTGCTGTAA